In one window of Vulpes vulpes isolate BD-2025 chromosome 1, VulVul3, whole genome shotgun sequence DNA:
- the CALHM4 gene encoding calcium homeostasis modulator protein 4 isoform X4 has protein sequence MWTMTSEYCCSCAPSHRRISPLERKLACLRFFSITGRALVAPLTWLAVTLLTGTYYECAASEFASVDHYPVFDNVSASKRKEILAGFPCPKSAPSDMILARDEVALLHRFQSQMLGWILITLATIAILVSCCLARCCSPLTSLQHCYWTNHLHNERELFEQAAEQHSRLIIMQRIKKLFGFIPGKEDVKHIRIPSCQDWRDISAPSLFCMGEDLQGRYSFLGDRVDEDNEESKPEAIELKP, from the exons ATGTGGACAATGACCAGTGAATACTGCTGCAGCTGTGCCCCTTCCCATCGGAGAATCAGCCCCCTGGAGCGCAAGCTGGCTTGTCTTCGGTTCTTCAGCATCACTGGGAGGGCACTTGTTGCCCCATTAACATGGCTGGCTGTCACCCTGCTGACAGGCACCTACTATGAATGCGCAGCAAGTGAATTCGCATCTGTGGATCATTACCCAGTGTTTGACAATGTCAGTGCCAGCAAACGAAAAGAGATCCTAGCTGGGTTTCCATGTCCCAAATCAGCTCCATCTGACATGATCCTGGCAAGAGATGAAGTTGCTCTTCTGCACAGATTCCAGTCACAA ATGCTGGGCTGGATTTTGATCACCTTGGCAACCATCGCTATCCTCGTGTCCTGCTGCTTGGCGAGGTGCTGCTCCCCCCTCACCTCTCTGCAGCACTGCTACTGGACCAACCACCTGCACAACGAGAGGGAGCTCTTTGAACAAGCTGCAGAGCAGCATTCACGGCTCATCATCATGCAGCGCATAAAGAAACTCTTTGGCTTTATTCCTGGAAAGGAAGATGTCAAACACATCCGTATTCCTTCATGTCAGGACTGGAGAGATATTTCAGCACCCAGTCTTTTCTGCATGGGTGAGGACTTGCAAGGTCGCTATAGCTTCCTTGGAGACAGGGTGGATGAGGATAATGAGGAAAGCAAACCCGAAGCTATTGAATTAAAACCTTGA
- the CALHM4 gene encoding calcium homeostasis modulator protein 4 isoform X2: MIKREGTGPLKESAKARRQPQCTRESCPCQVGKNFYYGSAFLVIPALILLVAGYALRSQMWTMTSEYCCSCAPSHRRISPLERKLACLRFFSITGRALVAPLTWLAVTLLTGTYYECAASEFASVDHYPVFDNVSASKRKEILAGFPCPKSAPSDMILARDEVALLHRFQSQMLGWILITLATIAILVSCCLARCCSPLTSLQHCYWTNHLHNERELFEQAAEQHSRLIIMQRIKKLFGFIPGKEDVKHIRIPSCQDWRDISAPSLFCMGEDLQGRYSFLGDRVDEDNEESKPEAIELKP; this comes from the exons TTGTCCCTGTCAGGTTGGAAAAAATTTCTACTATGGTTCTGCGTTTCTAGTCATCCCAGCCTTGATCCTTCTGGTTGCTGGCTATGCTCTGAGAAGCCAGATGTGGACAATGACCAGTGAATACTGCTGCAGCTGTGCCCCTTCCCATCGGAGAATCAGCCCCCTGGAGCGCAAGCTGGCTTGTCTTCGGTTCTTCAGCATCACTGGGAGGGCACTTGTTGCCCCATTAACATGGCTGGCTGTCACCCTGCTGACAGGCACCTACTATGAATGCGCAGCAAGTGAATTCGCATCTGTGGATCATTACCCAGTGTTTGACAATGTCAGTGCCAGCAAACGAAAAGAGATCCTAGCTGGGTTTCCATGTCCCAAATCAGCTCCATCTGACATGATCCTGGCAAGAGATGAAGTTGCTCTTCTGCACAGATTCCAGTCACAA ATGCTGGGCTGGATTTTGATCACCTTGGCAACCATCGCTATCCTCGTGTCCTGCTGCTTGGCGAGGTGCTGCTCCCCCCTCACCTCTCTGCAGCACTGCTACTGGACCAACCACCTGCACAACGAGAGGGAGCTCTTTGAACAAGCTGCAGAGCAGCATTCACGGCTCATCATCATGCAGCGCATAAAGAAACTCTTTGGCTTTATTCCTGGAAAGGAAGATGTCAAACACATCCGTATTCCTTCATGTCAGGACTGGAGAGATATTTCAGCACCCAGTCTTTTCTGCATGGGTGAGGACTTGCAAGGTCGCTATAGCTTCCTTGGAGACAGGGTGGATGAGGATAATGAGGAAAGCAAACCCGAAGCTATTGAATTAAAACCTTGA
- the CALHM4 gene encoding calcium homeostasis modulator protein 4 isoform X3, with the protein MHKRKVGKNFYYGSAFLVIPALILLVAGYALRSQMWTMTSEYCCSCAPSHRRISPLERKLACLRFFSITGRALVAPLTWLAVTLLTGTYYECAASEFASVDHYPVFDNVSASKRKEILAGFPCPKSAPSDMILARDEVALLHRFQSQMLGWILITLATIAILVSCCLARCCSPLTSLQHCYWTNHLHNERELFEQAAEQHSRLIIMQRIKKLFGFIPGKEDVKHIRIPSCQDWRDISAPSLFCMGEDLQGRYSFLGDRVDEDNEESKPEAIELKP; encoded by the exons GTTGGAAAAAATTTCTACTATGGTTCTGCGTTTCTAGTCATCCCAGCCTTGATCCTTCTGGTTGCTGGCTATGCTCTGAGAAGCCAGATGTGGACAATGACCAGTGAATACTGCTGCAGCTGTGCCCCTTCCCATCGGAGAATCAGCCCCCTGGAGCGCAAGCTGGCTTGTCTTCGGTTCTTCAGCATCACTGGGAGGGCACTTGTTGCCCCATTAACATGGCTGGCTGTCACCCTGCTGACAGGCACCTACTATGAATGCGCAGCAAGTGAATTCGCATCTGTGGATCATTACCCAGTGTTTGACAATGTCAGTGCCAGCAAACGAAAAGAGATCCTAGCTGGGTTTCCATGTCCCAAATCAGCTCCATCTGACATGATCCTGGCAAGAGATGAAGTTGCTCTTCTGCACAGATTCCAGTCACAA ATGCTGGGCTGGATTTTGATCACCTTGGCAACCATCGCTATCCTCGTGTCCTGCTGCTTGGCGAGGTGCTGCTCCCCCCTCACCTCTCTGCAGCACTGCTACTGGACCAACCACCTGCACAACGAGAGGGAGCTCTTTGAACAAGCTGCAGAGCAGCATTCACGGCTCATCATCATGCAGCGCATAAAGAAACTCTTTGGCTTTATTCCTGGAAAGGAAGATGTCAAACACATCCGTATTCCTTCATGTCAGGACTGGAGAGATATTTCAGCACCCAGTCTTTTCTGCATGGGTGAGGACTTGCAAGGTCGCTATAGCTTCCTTGGAGACAGGGTGGATGAGGATAATGAGGAAAGCAAACCCGAAGCTATTGAATTAAAACCTTGA
- the CALHM4 gene encoding calcium homeostasis modulator protein 4 isoform X1 yields the protein MIRKGHLFQSFPTMSRTLNNIVSSLQRSGTFINSLIAALTVGGQQLFSSFTFSCPCQVGKNFYYGSAFLVIPALILLVAGYALRSQMWTMTSEYCCSCAPSHRRISPLERKLACLRFFSITGRALVAPLTWLAVTLLTGTYYECAASEFASVDHYPVFDNVSASKRKEILAGFPCPKSAPSDMILARDEVALLHRFQSQMLGWILITLATIAILVSCCLARCCSPLTSLQHCYWTNHLHNERELFEQAAEQHSRLIIMQRIKKLFGFIPGKEDVKHIRIPSCQDWRDISAPSLFCMGEDLQGRYSFLGDRVDEDNEESKPEAIELKP from the exons ATGATCAGAAAGGGCCATTTGTTTCAGAGCTTCCCAACGATGAGCCGAACTCTCAACAATATCGTATCTTCCCTGCAGAGAAGTGGGACATTTATCAATTCTCTCATTGCTGCTTTGACTGTTGGTGGGCAacagcttttctcttctttcacatTCAGTTGTCCCTGTCAGGTTGGAAAAAATTTCTACTATGGTTCTGCGTTTCTAGTCATCCCAGCCTTGATCCTTCTGGTTGCTGGCTATGCTCTGAGAAGCCAGATGTGGACAATGACCAGTGAATACTGCTGCAGCTGTGCCCCTTCCCATCGGAGAATCAGCCCCCTGGAGCGCAAGCTGGCTTGTCTTCGGTTCTTCAGCATCACTGGGAGGGCACTTGTTGCCCCATTAACATGGCTGGCTGTCACCCTGCTGACAGGCACCTACTATGAATGCGCAGCAAGTGAATTCGCATCTGTGGATCATTACCCAGTGTTTGACAATGTCAGTGCCAGCAAACGAAAAGAGATCCTAGCTGGGTTTCCATGTCCCAAATCAGCTCCATCTGACATGATCCTGGCAAGAGATGAAGTTGCTCTTCTGCACAGATTCCAGTCACAA ATGCTGGGCTGGATTTTGATCACCTTGGCAACCATCGCTATCCTCGTGTCCTGCTGCTTGGCGAGGTGCTGCTCCCCCCTCACCTCTCTGCAGCACTGCTACTGGACCAACCACCTGCACAACGAGAGGGAGCTCTTTGAACAAGCTGCAGAGCAGCATTCACGGCTCATCATCATGCAGCGCATAAAGAAACTCTTTGGCTTTATTCCTGGAAAGGAAGATGTCAAACACATCCGTATTCCTTCATGTCAGGACTGGAGAGATATTTCAGCACCCAGTCTTTTCTGCATGGGTGAGGACTTGCAAGGTCGCTATAGCTTCCTTGGAGACAGGGTGGATGAGGATAATGAGGAAAGCAAACCCGAAGCTATTGAATTAAAACCTTGA